One window of the Burkholderia sp. FERM BP-3421 genome contains the following:
- the nirB gene encoding nitrite reductase large subunit NirB yields MKIVVIGHGMVGHKLLECLAASPVDAQQITIVGEESRPAYDRVHLSEFFAGRGAETLSLVAPGFFARDDMRLLLDTRACAIDRAARTVALSDGATLEYDQLVLATGSAPFVPPVPGHDRPGCFVYRTLDDLDALRAYAAHARSGAVVGGGLLGLECAKALRDLGLDTHVVEFAPRLMAAQLDDEGARMLRGRIEALGVHVHTGRDTRAIIDGETAAHRMAFADDTHLDVDLIVFSAGIRPRDELARACGLALGGRGGVAIDGRCRTSDEAIHAIGECAAWQDQVFGLVAPGYEMARVAAKQLRGEAAAFAGADLSTKLKLLGVDVASIGDAQGRTPGSRAYRYGDERAQVYKKLVVSACGSRLLGAMLVGDAADYGTLQQMMLNGMPLPDAPEALILPAHDGAAPLAIGAGALPDAAQICSCNSVTAAQIRAAVGEGATSIGALKRCTGAGASCGGCVPLVTQVMNATLEQQGLTVDRHLCEHFPYSRQALYHLVRVEGIRTFGALLGKHGQGLGCEICKPAVAGILASCWNEFVLKEEHAGLQDSNDYYLANLQRDGSYSVVPRMPGGEVTPDGLIAVGRIAKRYGLYTKITGGQRIDLFGARVEQLPPIWEELISAGFESGHAYGKALRTVKSCVGSTWCRYGVGDAVGLAIALENRYKGLRAPHKLKFGVSGCTRECAEAQAKDVGVIATERGWNLYVCGNGGMKPRHAELLATDLDRDTLVRYIDRFLMFYVRTADRLQRTSVWRDNLEGGLDYLKGVVVRDSLGIAAELEAEMGRVVDTYACEWQRAVSDPAVRRRFRHFVNSDAADPTIAFVPERGQIRPAAPDEREAPRELAVDETA; encoded by the coding sequence ATGAAGATCGTTGTCATCGGCCACGGGATGGTCGGCCACAAGCTGCTCGAATGTCTCGCGGCGTCGCCGGTCGACGCGCAGCAGATCACCATCGTCGGCGAGGAATCGCGTCCCGCCTACGACCGCGTCCACCTGTCCGAGTTTTTCGCGGGACGCGGCGCGGAGACGTTGTCGCTCGTCGCCCCCGGCTTCTTCGCGCGCGACGACATGCGTCTGCTGCTCGACACGCGCGCCTGCGCGATCGATCGCGCCGCGCGCACGGTCGCGCTGTCGGACGGCGCGACGCTGGAATACGATCAGCTGGTGCTCGCGACCGGCTCCGCGCCGTTCGTGCCGCCGGTGCCGGGCCATGATCGCCCGGGCTGCTTCGTCTATCGCACCCTCGACGATCTCGACGCCTTGCGCGCGTACGCGGCGCATGCGCGCAGCGGCGCGGTGGTGGGCGGCGGGCTGCTCGGGCTCGAATGCGCGAAGGCGTTGCGCGATCTCGGGCTCGACACGCACGTGGTGGAATTCGCGCCGCGCCTGATGGCCGCGCAGCTCGACGACGAAGGCGCGCGCATGCTGCGCGGGCGCATCGAGGCGCTCGGCGTGCACGTGCACACGGGCCGCGACACGCGCGCGATCATCGACGGCGAGACCGCCGCGCATCGCATGGCTTTCGCGGACGATACCCATCTCGACGTCGACCTGATCGTGTTCTCGGCCGGGATCCGGCCGCGCGACGAGCTGGCGCGTGCGTGCGGGCTCGCGCTCGGCGGGCGCGGCGGCGTCGCGATCGACGGGCGCTGCCGCACGAGCGACGAGGCGATCCACGCGATCGGCGAATGCGCGGCGTGGCAGGACCAGGTGTTCGGGCTCGTCGCGCCCGGCTACGAGATGGCGCGCGTGGCCGCGAAGCAGTTGCGCGGCGAAGCAGCCGCGTTCGCCGGCGCGGATCTGAGCACGAAGCTGAAGCTGCTCGGCGTCGACGTCGCGAGCATCGGCGACGCGCAGGGCCGCACGCCGGGCAGCCGCGCCTACCGTTATGGCGACGAGCGCGCGCAGGTCTACAAGAAGCTCGTGGTGTCGGCATGCGGCAGCCGCCTGCTCGGCGCGATGCTGGTCGGCGACGCCGCCGACTACGGCACGCTGCAGCAGATGATGCTGAACGGGATGCCGCTGCCCGACGCGCCGGAAGCGCTGATTCTGCCCGCGCACGACGGCGCGGCGCCGCTCGCGATCGGCGCGGGCGCGCTGCCCGACGCCGCGCAGATCTGCTCGTGCAACAGCGTGACGGCCGCGCAGATCCGCGCGGCGGTCGGCGAGGGCGCGACCAGCATCGGCGCGCTCAAGCGCTGCACGGGCGCGGGCGCGTCATGCGGCGGCTGCGTGCCGCTCGTCACGCAGGTGATGAACGCGACGCTGGAACAGCAGGGGCTCACCGTCGATCGTCACCTGTGCGAGCACTTTCCGTATTCGCGCCAGGCGCTGTACCACCTCGTGCGCGTCGAGGGCATCCGCACCTTCGGCGCGCTGCTCGGCAAGCACGGCCAGGGTCTCGGCTGCGAGATCTGCAAGCCGGCAGTCGCGGGCATTCTCGCGTCGTGCTGGAACGAGTTCGTGCTGAAGGAGGAGCATGCGGGCCTGCAGGACTCGAACGACTACTACCTCGCGAATCTGCAGCGCGACGGCAGCTATTCGGTCGTGCCGCGCATGCCGGGCGGCGAGGTCACGCCGGACGGCCTGATCGCGGTCGGCCGCATCGCGAAGCGCTACGGGCTCTATACGAAGATCACGGGCGGCCAGCGCATCGACCTGTTCGGCGCGCGCGTCGAGCAACTGCCGCCGATCTGGGAGGAACTGATCTCGGCTGGCTTCGAATCGGGGCACGCGTACGGCAAGGCGCTGCGGACCGTGAAGTCGTGCGTCGGCTCGACCTGGTGCCGCTACGGCGTGGGCGATGCGGTCGGGCTCGCGATCGCGCTGGAGAACCGCTACAAGGGGCTGCGCGCGCCGCACAAGCTCAAGTTCGGCGTGTCGGGCTGCACGCGCGAGTGCGCCGAGGCGCAGGCCAAGGACGTCGGCGTGATCGCGACCGAGCGCGGCTGGAACCTGTACGTGTGCGGCAACGGCGGCATGAAGCCGCGCCATGCGGAACTGCTGGCCACGGATCTCGACCGCGACACGCTGGTGCGCTACATCGACCGCTTCCTGATGTTCTACGTGCGCACCGCCGACCGGCTGCAACGCACGAGCGTCTGGCGCGACAACCTCGAAGGCGGGCTCGACTACCTGAAGGGCGTGGTGGTGCGCGACAGCCTCGGCATCGCGGCCGAGCTGGAAGCGGAGATGGGGCGCGTGGTCGACACCTATGCGTGCGAGTGGCAGCGCGCGGTGTCCGATCCGGCGGTGCGTCGGCGCTTCCGTCACTTCGTCAACAGCGACGCGGCCGATCCGACCATCGCGTTCGTGCCGGAGCGCGGCCAGATCCGGCCGGCGGCGCCGGACGAGCGCGAGGCGCCGCGCGAACTCGCCGTCGACGAGACCGCCTGA
- the nirD gene encoding nitrite reductase small subunit NirD, producing the protein MNDDRISPTWIEVCPLDEIVPDTGVCALVNGEQVAVFRIGADRVYAIDNLDPASHAAVLSRGLIGSVGARVVVASPLYKQHFDLATGECLETPEQSVRAYPSRVADGVVWIAS; encoded by the coding sequence ATGAACGACGACCGTATTTCCCCCACGTGGATCGAAGTGTGCCCGCTCGACGAGATCGTGCCCGACACCGGCGTGTGCGCGCTCGTCAACGGCGAGCAGGTGGCGGTGTTCCGGATCGGCGCGGACCGCGTGTACGCGATCGACAACCTCGATCCCGCCTCGCATGCGGCGGTGCTGTCGCGCGGCTTGATCGGCAGCGTCGGCGCGCGCGTGGTGGTCGCGTCGCCGCTCTACAAGCAGCATTTCGATCTCGCCACGGGCGAGTGCCTGGAGACGCCGGAGCAATCGGTGCGCGCGTATCCGTCGCGGGTCGCGGACGGCGTCGTGTGGATCGCGTCGTGA